A single window of Lutzomyia longipalpis isolate SR_M1_2022 chromosome 1, ASM2433408v1 DNA harbors:
- the LOC129796050 gene encoding phosphatidylinositol 5-phosphate 4-kinase type-2 alpha encodes MSSVPVPRILKKKHFRVKHQKVKLFRANEPLVSVFMWGINSTINELSHVNIPVMLLPDDFRAYSKIKVDNHLFNKENMPSHFKVKEYCPLVFRNLRERFGVDDVDYRESLTRSQPLKIDSSGKSGAQFYMSYDKLFIVKSLTSEEVERMHSFLKHYHPYVVERHGNVLLPQYLGMYRLTVDGVQSYFVVMRNVFSSHLRVHRKFDLKGSTVEREASDKELEKQLPTLKDNDFIKSGIKIAIGDEAKEKLLATLNADVDFLTKLHLMDYSLLLGIHDCNRAEEDLANEGLQGGARGETSDSEECDSGERFNYNTPPDSPRYIGPGQYNEIIPEIDIYAISSLPEKREIYFIAIIDVLTHYGVKKQAAKAAKTVKYGSNVDGISTCDPEQYAKRFIDFIDKAIE; translated from the exons ATGTCGTCCGTGCCAGTGCCGAGGATCCTCAAGAAGAAACACTTCCGGGTGAAGCACCAGAAGGTGAAGCTTTTCCGGGCAAATGAGCCACTCGTCAGTGTTTTTATGTGGGGAATCAACAGCACG ATAAATGAGCTGAGCCATGTCAACATCCCTGTTATGCTGCTGCCAGATGACTTTAGAGCCTACTCAAAGATCAAAGTCGACAATCACCTGTTCAACAA AGAAAATATGCCATCCCACTTCAAAGTCAAAGAATACTGTCCACTCGTCTTCCGGAATCTGAGGGAGCGCTTCGGTGTGGACGACGTTGATTACCGTGAATCCCTCACGCGGTCACAGCCCCTGAAAATTGACTCATCCGGCAAGAGTGGCGCTCAATTCTACATGAGCTACGATAAATTGTTCATTGTGAAGAGTCTCACATCGGAGGAGGTTGAGCGGATGCATTCCTTCCTCAAGCACTACCATCCG TATGTCGTTGAACGGCATGGGAATGTCCTTCTACCGCAGTATTTGGGAATGTATCGTCTCACAGTGGATGGTGTTCAGTCATATTTTGTCGTGATGCGGAATGTTTTTAGCTCCCACCTGCGTGTACATCGCAAATTTGACCTAAAAGGTAGCACAGTTGAGCGTGAGGCGTCTGACAAGGAGTTGGAGAAGCAACTGCCGACCCTCAAGGATAATGATTTCATCAAGTCCGgcattaaaattgcaattggGGATGAAGCCAAAGAGAAACTCCTCGCCACACTCAATGCCGATGTTGAt TTCCTTACAAAATTGCACCTCATGGATTATTCCCTGCTGCTGGGTATCCATGATTGCAATCGTGCCGAGGAGGATTTGGCCAATGAGGGCCTGCAGGGGGGTGCAAGGGGTGAGACGAGTGACAGCGAGGAGTGCGACAGTGGCGAGCG ATTCAACTACAACACACCACCAGACTCACCGAGGTACATTGGCCCGGGACAGTACAATGAGATCATCCCTGAAATTGATATCTATGCCATCTCGAGTCTACCCGAGAAGCGGGAGATCTACTTTATTGCAATTATTGACGTTCTCACGCACTATGGCGTGAAGAAGCAA GCAGCCAAAGCAGCAAAGACAGTCAAGTATGGGAGCAATGTGGATGGAATTTCAACTTGCGACCCTGAACAGTATGCCAAACGATTTATCGACTTTATTGATAAGGCAATTGAGTAG
- the LOC129795998 gene encoding stress-associated endoplasmic reticulum protein 2, with protein MAPKQRMKIANEKAEKYITMRGNVPKSSKNKDEQYSVGPWLLGLFIFVVCGSAIFQIIQSIRVA; from the exons ATGGCACCCAAGCAGAGGATGAAGATTGCCAACGAAAAGGCCGAGAAGTACATCACTATGCGCGGAAATGTACCCAAAAGTTCG AAGAACAAGGATGAGCAGTACTCCGTGGGTCCATGGCTACTGGGGCTCTTCATCTTTGTCGTATGCGGATCAGCCATCTTCCAGATTATCCAATCCATTCGTGTGGCGTGA